A single window of Rhipicephalus microplus isolate Deutch F79 chromosome 5, USDA_Rmic, whole genome shotgun sequence DNA harbors:
- the LOC119168143 gene encoding uncharacterized protein LOC119168143: MARLGKLDEFDEKDQNFESYLERFEHFVTANDIREEKKLAVFLSVIGPRTYEVLKSLVVPAVPGDKSFEEVTVLLKKHYSPQCSVIAERCKFNKRAQEEQESVEDFIVALKQLARKCDFGQFLQDALRDRIVAGIRREETQLALFAEEDLTFEKACKIAQDREQAARQTALLHAEGKEAAFYAMAIRGKGSEKKSKLRKLKEAKRVCERCGKAHAASVCWYKNVQCHSCSQIGHLQKMCPSNRRELKTANVVDCSDSDSELDVYHVINTVRSGLIREQL; encoded by the exons ATGGCGCGACTAGGCAAGCTAGACGAGTTCGACGAGAAGGATCAGAATTTTGAATCCTATCTGGAGCGTTTTGAGCACTTCGTCACCGCAAATGACATCAGAGAGGAAAAGAAGCTGGCAGTATTCTTGAGTGTGATAGGACCACGAACGTACGAGGTGCTCAAAAGTTTGGTAGTACCCGCTGTTCCTGGGGACAAGTCCTTTGAAGAGGTCACAGTGCTGTTGAAGAAACACTATAGCCCACAGTGCTCGGTCATTGCCGAACGTTGCAAATTTAACAAGCGAGCACAAGAAGAGCAGGAAAGCGTCGAGGACTTCATAGTGGCCTTAAAACAGTTAGCAAGGAAGTGCGATTTCGGTCAGTTTCTGCAAGACGCGCTGCGAGACAGAATAGTGGCAGGCATAAGACGCGAGGAAACGCAACTCGCCCTATTTGCTGAAGAAGATTTAACCTTCGAAAAGGCGTGCAAGATAGCCCAGGACCGAGAGCAGGCTGCGCGGCAGACAGCGTTACTTCATGCAGAAGGCAAGGAAGCGGCTTTTTATGCAATGGCGATAAGAGGAAAAGGAAGCGAAAAGAAATCGAAGCTTCGGAAGCTCAAGGAAGCCAAGCGAGTTTGCGAAAGATGTGGCAAGGCGCATGCGGCTAGTGTTTGCTGGTATAAGAACGTCCAGTGTCACAGCTGTTCTCAAATCGGTCATCTACAGAAGATGTGTCCAAGTAATCGCAGAGAACTCAAGACTGCAAACGTGGTGGACTGCTCTGATAGTGACTCTGAATTAGATGTGTACCATGTTATCAATACCGTGCGTTCTGG ATTGATACGGGAGCAGCTGTAA